One genomic segment of Triplophysa rosa linkage group LG22, Trosa_1v2, whole genome shotgun sequence includes these proteins:
- the LOC130546519 gene encoding endonuclease domain-containing 1 protein, translating into MHLSIMPVALAFTIWLGVHWGTATVVEDFNHVERCKDSLYMGTPPRGVNDEKLKKICQRYADKPRYVTLYDPKKRIPVYSAYTFKKTEGDRRVDYPWMYEPQLAELDGNGNMMSFPTGYLHMKFEDSQAVLEDYSDVVLYERGHLNPDQHQSDPHDRAATYTLTNVVPEIREFNIGPWRQHEERIRVRLNNFCRGTAYIVTGVITTGNMIRRNNQDRVAIPEDVWSAYCCTDYDRNSPHNVRIRFPTQAALAKNAKEGNTVHELPVQDLENFLKTRMDVDQNFQLFYDNCISPSPLPLYLHHTI; encoded by the exons ATGCATCTCTCCATCATGCCTGTGGCTCTTGCCTTCACAATATGGCTCGGTGTACACTGGGGTACAGCAACTGTTGTTGAGGACTTCAACCACGTTGAGAGATGCAAAGATTCGCTGTATATGGGCACCCCACCGCGTGGTGTTAATGACGAAAAACTCAAAAAGATTTGCCAGCGCTACGCTGACAAACCACGATATGTGACCCTGTACGATCCCAAAAAACGAATTCCGGTGTACTCTGCATACACCTTCAAGAAAACAGAGGGCGACCGACGTGTGGACTACCCCTGGATGTATGAGCCTCAG CTTGCAGAGCTAGATGGAAATGGAAACATGATGTCTTTTCCCACCGGCTACCTGCACATGAAGTTCGAGGACAGCCAGGCTGTCTTGGAAGATTACTCTGATGTGGTGCTCTACGAGAGAGGCCATCTGAACCCAGACCAGCATCAGTCTGACCCCCACGACCGAGCAGCGACCTACACGCTCACCAACGTCGTGCCGGAGATCCGCGAGTTCAACATCGGACCGTGGCGCCAACACGAAGAGCGCATCCGCGTGCGCCTCAACAACTTCTGCCGCGGCACAGCCTACATTGTAACCGGGGTTATAACCACCGGTAACATGATCCGACGCAACAACCAGGACCGAGTCGCGATCCCTGAAGACGTGTGGTCCGCTTACTGCTGCACTGACTACGACCGAAACTCGCCGCACAATGTGCGCATCCGCTTCCCGACCCAAGCGGCTCTCGCCAAGAACGCAAAGGAGGGCAACACTGTTCACGAGCTCCCGGTGCAGGATCTAGAGAATTTCCTGAAGACCAGAATGGATGTAGACCAGAACTTCCAACTGTTTTATGATAACTGCATCTCACCTTCACCTCTTCCTCTCTACCTTCACCACACCATATAA
- the zgc:172339 gene encoding endonuclease domain-containing 1 protein produces the protein MCSVPEATFGPKKRACALRSKMLVCCLLGTVRSEVQKDFSPECREFLFTGKAPRGLENRSLKKICQRYNGKARYVTLYDVVDHIPVYSAYTFKRSDGSKKVDIPWMFEPQLSTSSDSGEMQPFPPNFLHNSFSDAQAVLDDYSNIVDFERGHLNPDEHQAHPDDKAATYTLTNVVPQVREFNIGHWKRHEHVIRRRLNNYCRGTAYIVTGVTTSGRMIRRHNINRVAIPTYLWSAYCCVDFDRNAPFEERSKFPAFAAHGLNEKEGSEVMEISVKQLEDFLKKNTFVDKSFQIFFEDCEPNDAILQR, from the exons ATGTGTAGTGTACCAGAAGCTACGTTTGGGCCAAAGAAGCgtgcatgcgcattgcgcagtAAG ATGCTCGTGTGCTGTCTGTTGGGTACTGTGCGCTCGGAAGTGCAGAAAGATTTTTCGCCGGAATGCCGGGAGTTTCTGTTTACAGGCAAAGCCCCACGGGGGCTGGAGAACCGGTCACTTAAGAAGATCTGTCAGCGTTATAACGGTAAAGCGCGGTATGTCACTCTGTATGATGTAGTGGACCACATCCCCGTGTATTCTGCGTACACTTTCAAGCGCTCCGATGGCTCCAAAAAGGTTGATATTCCTTGGATGTTCGAGCCTCAG CTTTCCACATCCTCGGACTCTGGTGAGATGCAGCCATTTCCTCCGAATTTTCTCCACAACAGCTTTTCAGACGCCCAGGCTGTCCTGGACGACTACTCAAACATCGTCGATTTCGAACGAGGGCACTTAAACCCAGACGAGCACCAGGCTCACCCCGACGACAAGGCGGCCACATACACCCTTACCAATGTGGTCCCTCAGGTCCGCGAGTTCAACATCGGCCACTGGAAACGCCACGAGCACGTCATCCGCCGTCGCCTCAACAACTACTGCCGTGGTACGGCGTATATAGTCACAGGGGTCACCACCTCTGGCAGGATGATACGTAGGCACAACATCAACCGGGTGGCCATCCCTACCTACTTGTGGTCAGCGTACTGCTGCGTAGATTTCGACCGCAATGCCCCGTTCGAAGAACGATCCAAATTCCCAGCATTCGCGGCCCACGGGCTCAACGAGAAAGAAGGATCAGAGGTCATGGAGATATCTGTCAAACAGCtggaagattttttgaagaagaATACATTTGTAGATAAGAGTTTTCAGATATTCTTTGAGGACTGTGAGCCGAATGATGCCATATTACAAAGATAG